In one window of Syntrophales bacterium DNA:
- a CDS encoding AI-2E family transporter — MDSKLSPMAKSIRNKDGLESQEPDPLVLRMPVDVRSFSLALLTVLAVIFVLHWAQAIFIPLMLSVMISYALSPPVNLMQKWRIPRAIGAAVLLLGIVGGSGTMVYSLSDDAARLIETLPDAVQKIRLARLKERGMSEGTLENVQKTATQLEQAASETGAPAPAAPRGVTRVQIENHKLNVKDYLWMGTKGAVGFAGQLTMVLFLAYFMLVSGDTFRRKLVKISGPTLSKKKITLRVLDEITDQIQRYLLVQIFTSILVGVVTWIAFLWIGLEHAAIWGIAAGVLNAVPYIGPVIVTGGTALFAFLQFGTIGMVLLVAGISLVITSLEGYLLTPWLIGRASRMNAVVVFIGVLFWGWLWGVWGLLLGVPIIMIIKAVCDRVEDLIPIGELLGE, encoded by the coding sequence ATGGATAGCAAACTTTCGCCCATGGCAAAAAGTATCCGGAACAAAGACGGGCTGGAATCGCAGGAACCCGATCCTTTGGTGCTGCGCATGCCGGTTGATGTGCGCAGTTTTTCACTCGCCCTGCTCACGGTGCTCGCGGTCATCTTCGTTCTGCATTGGGCCCAGGCGATTTTCATTCCGCTGATGTTGAGCGTGATGATTAGCTATGCGCTTTCTCCTCCTGTCAATCTGATGCAAAAATGGCGAATCCCGCGCGCTATTGGGGCCGCTGTGCTTCTGCTCGGTATCGTAGGGGGATCAGGCACTATGGTTTATTCGCTCAGCGACGATGCTGCCAGGTTGATCGAAACCCTGCCGGACGCCGTGCAAAAGATTCGCCTGGCAAGACTCAAAGAACGGGGAATGTCCGAAGGCACTCTGGAGAACGTGCAAAAAACCGCTACACAACTCGAGCAGGCAGCGAGCGAAACAGGCGCTCCGGCGCCTGCCGCCCCGAGAGGGGTGACACGGGTGCAGATCGAAAATCACAAACTTAATGTTAAAGACTACCTTTGGATGGGAACCAAAGGTGCAGTAGGGTTTGCCGGCCAGCTTACAATGGTATTGTTTCTGGCCTATTTTATGCTTGTTTCGGGCGACACTTTTCGGCGCAAACTGGTCAAGATCAGTGGCCCCACTCTTAGCAAGAAAAAAATTACCCTCCGGGTGCTGGATGAAATTACCGACCAGATTCAACGCTATCTGCTGGTGCAGATATTCACCAGCATTCTGGTGGGCGTGGTGACCTGGATCGCGTTTCTCTGGATCGGCCTGGAGCATGCGGCAATCTGGGGAATTGCCGCAGGGGTACTCAATGCCGTCCCTTATATCGGTCCGGTCATCGTTACCGGCGGCACGGCGCTCTTCGCCTTTCTCCAATTCGGAACGATCGGCATGGTTCTTCTGGTCGCGGGCATCTCGCTGGTAATCACCAGTCTCGAAGGTTATTTGCTGACGCCATGGCTTATCGGTCGGGCAAGCCGGATGAATGCGGTGGTGGTTTTCATCGGCGTGCTGTTTTGGGGTTGGTTGTGGGGTGTGTGGGGTTTATTGCTGGGCGTGCCCATTATCATGATTATCAAGGCGGTATGCGATCGGGTGGAAGATTTGATACCCATCGGCGAACTGCTCGGCGAGTAG
- a CDS encoding superoxide dismutase yields the protein MSNDKIESASSHVLPSLPYADNALSPVISANTIGFHYGKHHKGYVDNLNKLIAGTEFADLPLEKIITAAAGKADKTAIFNNAAQTWNHTFYWHSLRPEGGGEPPAVLKQKIEASFGALDACKKELAIAAMAQFGSGWVWLVLDGDRLKVVKTGNADVPMTTGKKPLLTIDVWEHAYYLDYQNRRADYINAVLDKLINWDFAADNLG from the coding sequence ATGAGCAATGACAAGATTGAAAGTGCATCTTCGCATGTCCTACCGTCCCTGCCCTACGCGGATAACGCGCTGAGTCCTGTAATCTCCGCGAATACGATTGGCTTCCACTACGGCAAGCATCACAAGGGATATGTCGATAACCTGAACAAGCTGATAGCAGGAACGGAGTTTGCGGACCTGCCGTTGGAGAAAATCATCACCGCGGCAGCCGGCAAAGCCGACAAGACCGCGATCTTCAATAATGCGGCGCAAACATGGAACCACACGTTTTACTGGCACAGTCTGAGGCCTGAAGGCGGTGGTGAACCACCCGCAGTGTTGAAGCAAAAGATCGAGGCTTCCTTCGGCGCCTTGGATGCATGCAAGAAGGAGTTGGCGATTGCGGCAATGGCCCAGTTCGGCAGCGGCTGGGTATGGCTCGTGCTGGATGGCGACAGGCTCAAAGTGGTCAAGACCGGCAATGCCGATGTGCCGATGACCACTGGCAAGAAACCGTTATTGACCATCGACGTGTGGGAACACGCCTACTACTTGGATTACCAGAACCGACGCGCGGACTATATCAACGCAGTGCTGGATAAGTTGATTAATTGGGATTTCGCGGCAGATAACCTTGGCTAA
- a CDS encoding alpha/beta hydrolase, which translates to MLFLASNGYRCIAHDRRGHGRSSQPWSGNEMDTYADDLAELIETLDLKGAVLIGFSAGGGEVARYVGRFSTKRIAKAALISAVPPLMLKTAANPGGLPMEVFDGIRQGSIADRSQFYRDLASGPFFGANRPGAKVSQGMIDSFWLQGMQAGHKNTFDCIKAFSETDFTEDLKKFDVPTLIIHGDDDQIVPIGAAALRSAKLIRNATLKIYPGAPHGLAYTHKDQLNADLLAFIKP; encoded by the coding sequence ATGCTGTTCCTGGCTTCCAACGGCTATCGCTGCATTGCCCATGACCGCCGCGGCCATGGGCGGTCGAGTCAGCCATGGAGCGGCAACGAGATGGACACCTATGCCGATGACCTCGCGGAGCTCATCGAAACGCTCGACCTGAAGGGCGCCGTCCTGATCGGCTTCTCCGCGGGCGGCGGCGAAGTCGCCCGCTATGTCGGCCGCTTCAGCACGAAACGGATAGCCAAGGCCGCGCTGATCTCCGCCGTCCCGCCGCTGATGCTGAAAACGGCGGCCAATCCCGGCGGCTTGCCGATGGAGGTTTTCGACGGGATACGCCAAGGCTCCATCGCGGACCGCTCGCAGTTCTACAGGGATCTCGCCTCCGGCCCGTTCTTCGGGGCCAACAGACCCGGCGCCAAGGTTTCGCAGGGCATGATCGACTCGTTCTGGCTCCAGGGGATGCAGGCCGGCCACAAGAACACCTTCGACTGCATCAAGGCGTTCTCCGAGACAGATTTTACCGAGGACCTTAAGAAGTTCGATGTGCCGACGTTGATCATTCACGGCGACGACGACCAGATCGTGCCGATCGGCGCCGCGGCTCTCCGCTCAGCGAAGCTGATCAGGAACGCGACTCTAAAAATCTACCCGGGCGCGCCCCACGGCCTCGCGTACACGCACAAAGACCAGCTTAACGCCGACCTGCTGGCATTCATTAAGCCATGA
- the cls gene encoding cardiolipin synthase, protein MTIVKNFFLCVLVISILSLNTGCATLPNVSKKIDEAPAAQKPRQIVSSKGLLSPQKSKAIMDRLKRSVAPTDILERHTVVVESVTESPLTKGNRVTLLNDGQATYAAMFKALQNAKDHINLESYIIEDDETGRKFADLLLEKQAEGVQVNIIYDSMGSLKTPETFFKRLRDGGIQVVEFNPINPLKVREEWGLTHRDHRKILIADGKVAIIGGINISGVYSSNPFRRKQSEKTPIHWRDTDIQIEGPAVAEFQKLFMDTWLKQKGAKLSERNYFPDLKEKGNALVRVVGSTPGETNRIPFIVYVSAIAFAEHSINMTNSYFIPDDQIVKALTDAAERGVDVKIILPGITDSQLALYAQRHYYSRLLKSGVKLYEHSTSLLHAKTAVVDKVWSTVGSTNMDNLSLLSNDEVNAVILSHEFADEMEKMFVRDLADSRQIQWDEWEKRPLLPMIREWFVNLFSHWL, encoded by the coding sequence ATGACAATCGTAAAGAATTTCTTTTTGTGCGTTCTGGTCATATCCATCTTGAGCCTCAACACTGGATGTGCGACCCTGCCGAACGTCTCAAAAAAGATTGATGAGGCGCCGGCTGCACAGAAACCTCGTCAAATCGTTTCGTCCAAAGGACTGTTATCTCCCCAAAAAAGCAAGGCTATCATGGATCGGCTGAAGCGATCGGTTGCCCCGACGGACATTCTGGAACGCCACACTGTGGTGGTAGAATCGGTCACCGAAAGCCCGCTGACGAAGGGGAACAGAGTCACTCTGCTCAACGATGGTCAGGCTACCTATGCCGCAATGTTCAAAGCGCTACAGAATGCCAAGGACCATATCAACCTTGAAAGCTATATCATCGAAGATGATGAAACAGGACGCAAATTTGCCGATCTGTTGTTGGAAAAACAGGCGGAAGGTGTTCAGGTCAATATTATTTACGACAGCATGGGAAGTCTAAAAACGCCCGAAACATTTTTTAAACGCTTGCGGGATGGGGGAATTCAGGTTGTCGAATTCAATCCGATAAATCCACTGAAGGTCCGGGAGGAATGGGGACTGACACACCGGGACCATCGCAAGATTTTAATAGCCGACGGCAAAGTCGCCATTATCGGGGGCATCAACATCAGCGGGGTTTATTCGAGCAATCCTTTCAGACGGAAACAAAGCGAAAAGACGCCAATTCACTGGCGTGACACAGACATTCAAATTGAAGGCCCTGCCGTGGCCGAATTCCAGAAGCTCTTTATGGACACCTGGCTGAAGCAGAAGGGAGCGAAACTTTCCGAGCGGAACTATTTTCCCGATCTGAAAGAAAAGGGCAATGCCTTGGTGCGAGTGGTAGGCAGCACCCCGGGAGAGACCAACAGGATCCCTTTTATTGTGTATGTGTCGGCCATCGCTTTTGCAGAGCATTCGATTAACATGACGAATTCCTATTTTATCCCGGACGACCAGATCGTAAAAGCCCTTACGGATGCTGCTGAGCGCGGTGTTGACGTAAAGATCATTCTCCCGGGGATCACCGATTCCCAGTTGGCATTATATGCACAGAGGCATTATTATTCCAGGCTTTTGAAATCGGGAGTGAAATTATACGAGCACAGCACTTCCCTGTTGCACGCGAAAACCGCGGTGGTTGACAAGGTCTGGTCAACAGTCGGTTCAACCAACATGGACAACTTGAGCTTATTAAGCAATGACGAGGTGAATGCGGTCATCCTGAGTCACGAGTTTGCCGACGAAATGGAGAAGATGTTTGTCAGGGACCTTGCGGATTCCAGGCAGATTCAATGGGATGAGTGGGAAAAAAGACCTTTATTGCCTATGATCAGGGAGTGGTTTGTGAATTTATTTTCCCATTGGCTCTAA
- a CDS encoding filamentous hemagglutinin N-terminal domain-containing protein: MNHIYKLIRNNNTGAFVAVSEIAKSVGKKTSSGTTFLGACVRFTLKVLVISLMMSWGAKAYALPEGGVVTKGGASISNGAGSTTIIQSTPNAAINWQSFNIGQREAVRFMQPSRSSVALNRVLGSDPSNILGSLSANGQVFLLNPNGVLFGKEAQVNVGGLVASTLNITDGDFMAGRYQFSATNNGTIFNQGSITAADGGQVALLGASVSNEGVISAKLGTVVLAAGNAVTLDVVGDGLLNVTVNQGAVNALVQNGGLIQADGGQVVLTAQSAGNLLRSAVNNTGVIQAQAVENHNGTIILLGDMRSGTVNVSGVLDSSGAGAGQTGGKVTVTGRHVGLFDNAKIAASGDAGGGTVLVGGDLQGANPAVRNASATYMSADSTITADAITNGNGGKVVLWANDSTRAYGNITARGGARGGNGGLIETSGHWLDVAGSKVNAGAPNGKGGLWLLDPADVSIAAATTNGTFVGGVFTPDVSATTATVAVGDIVTALTAGTDVTINTANASGLGSGDITVDSVVTWTKAPGNAPASTLTLTAVQDVIVNEAITATWGNLVATAVRDVILYAPVTTTDGSFTSTAGRDVNIVKDGSHTLTAVTTTRGNLTDNAGRNVNDTTAALTMTTGNVVLSAGNDGTGIGAVVFAAGTPKVAVAGPTSSAKIYNPIGVTTDYAGNFTMTEGATLAQYSYVFAQGLTGPVGPAGIQGIQGITGDKGLQGLQGDIGLTGIQGLQGLQGEIGLTGSQGVPGAQGDIGLTGVQGTQGVQGDIGLTGSQGFPGVQGDIGLTGIQGIQGLQGDVGLTGGQGIQGAQGGIGLTGGPGVQGDIGLTGGQGVQGTQGNIGLTGSQGAQGVQGDIGLTGGQGAQGVQGTQGDVGLTGGQGIQGAQGSIGLTGGQGAQGDIGLTGGQGAQGVQGTQGNIGLAGGQGVPGAQGDIGLTGGQGAQGVQGTQGDIGLTGGQGVQGTQGNIGLTGSQGAQGVQGNIGLTGGQGTQGVQGDVGLTGGQGTQGIQGVPGDIGLTGAKGAAGETTVIVPPEPPPVEPLPVMVSPEQPPLEPAPIIVLPEPPTVKPVTVAVLPEPPTVKPAPVVVAPEAPPVEPALAIVAPAPPVEPKPDEVVPVPPVEPAPVIVAPEPSPVNIYLPPQRPRKQDRN, translated from the coding sequence ATGAACCACATTTATAAATTGATCCGGAACAACAATACCGGCGCTTTTGTAGCCGTTTCCGAAATAGCCAAAAGTGTTGGCAAAAAAACATCGTCCGGCACAACCTTCCTGGGTGCTTGTGTACGCTTTACCCTGAAAGTCTTGGTCATTTCCCTCATGATGTCATGGGGAGCGAAGGCCTATGCACTGCCTGAGGGTGGCGTCGTAACGAAAGGCGGCGCCAGCATCAGCAATGGCGCCGGCAGCACAACGATAATCCAGTCAACGCCGAACGCCGCGATCAACTGGCAGAGCTTCAACATTGGCCAGAGGGAAGCGGTTCGGTTCATGCAGCCCAGCAGAAGTTCGGTAGCGCTCAACCGGGTGCTGGGTTCAGATCCCTCGAATATCCTGGGCAGTCTTTCGGCTAACGGCCAGGTTTTCCTGCTGAATCCGAACGGTGTCCTGTTCGGCAAGGAGGCGCAAGTAAATGTGGGCGGACTGGTGGCCTCTACCCTCAACATCACCGACGGCGACTTCATGGCGGGGAGATACCAGTTTTCCGCTACGAACAATGGCACGATCTTCAACCAGGGATCGATCACCGCCGCCGACGGCGGCCAGGTCGCCCTGCTGGGGGCGAGTGTCAGCAATGAAGGCGTGATCTCGGCCAAACTAGGCACGGTGGTGCTTGCCGCGGGCAACGCTGTAACCCTCGACGTGGTCGGGGACGGACTGCTCAATGTGACCGTGAACCAGGGTGCGGTGAACGCGCTGGTTCAAAACGGCGGCCTGATTCAGGCCGATGGCGGGCAGGTAGTGCTGACTGCTCAGTCGGCGGGGAACCTGTTGCGGAGCGCTGTAAACAACACCGGCGTGATCCAGGCGCAGGCAGTCGAGAACCACAACGGCACAATCATACTTTTGGGCGACATGCGAAGCGGTACAGTGAATGTAAGCGGCGTATTGGACTCTTCCGGAGCAGGCGCTGGGCAAACCGGCGGTAAGGTTACGGTTACCGGCCGGCACGTTGGCCTTTTTGACAACGCTAAAATCGCCGCCTCCGGCGACGCAGGCGGTGGAACGGTGCTGGTGGGCGGCGATCTGCAAGGAGCGAACCCGGCGGTCCGCAATGCCTCCGCGACTTACATGAGCGCGGATTCCACGATCACTGCTGACGCCATCACGAATGGTAACGGCGGCAAGGTCGTGTTGTGGGCAAACGACTCGACGCGTGCTTACGGCAATATTACGGCGCGAGGCGGCGCACGAGGCGGCAACGGCGGACTGATCGAAACGTCCGGCCACTGGCTGGACGTCGCGGGCAGCAAAGTCAATGCTGGCGCGCCGAACGGCAAGGGCGGCTTATGGCTGCTTGACCCGGCCGATGTGTCTATCGCGGCCGCGACGACCAACGGGACATTCGTCGGCGGCGTCTTCACTCCGGACGTCAGCGCAACCACGGCCACTGTGGCTGTAGGCGACATCGTTACCGCTCTGACCGCCGGCACCGACGTCACGATCAATACGGCAAACGCCAGTGGACTCGGGAGCGGTGATATCACCGTCGATTCGGTGGTGACCTGGACAAAAGCGCCCGGGAACGCACCCGCATCAACTCTGACATTGACGGCGGTTCAGGACGTGATCGTGAACGAGGCAATTACCGCCACCTGGGGAAACCTCGTCGCGACCGCCGTACGCGACGTAATCTTGTATGCGCCCGTTACTACGACCGATGGAAGCTTTACCTCGACAGCCGGCCGCGACGTAAACATCGTGAAAGACGGCAGCCACACACTTACCGCTGTTACAACGACCAGGGGGAACCTTACCGACAACGCCGGACGCAATGTAAACGACACGACCGCGGCCCTTACCATGACCACGGGCAATGTAGTGCTGAGCGCTGGCAATGATGGCACTGGAATCGGCGCCGTGGTTTTTGCTGCGGGCACCCCCAAAGTGGCCGTTGCCGGTCCGACCTCATCAGCCAAGATTTATAATCCGATAGGCGTGACGACGGATTATGCGGGTAACTTCACGATGACCGAGGGGGCAACGCTGGCGCAATATTCGTATGTGTTTGCGCAGGGGCTTACAGGACCGGTCGGTCCGGCAGGTATTCAAGGTATTCAAGGCATTACTGGCGACAAGGGTCTTCAGGGACTTCAGGGTGATATCGGGTTAACCGGCATCCAAGGACTTCAGGGTCTTCAGGGCGAAATCGGACTAACGGGAAGCCAGGGGGTTCCGGGAGCTCAGGGTGACATCGGTTTAACCGGTGTTCAAGGTACTCAGGGGGTTCAGGGCGACATCGGACTAACGGGAAGCCAGGGGTTTCCGGGAGTTCAGGGCGACATCGGACTAACCGGCATCCAAGGTATTCAGGGTCTTCAGGGCGATGTAGGATTAACCGGTGGGCAAGGTATTCAAGGAGCCCAGGGCGGCATCGGGTTAACCGGTGGCCCGGGAGTTCAGGGTGATATCGGATTAACCGGTGGGCAAGGAGTTCAAGGAACTCAGGGCAACATCGGGTTGACTGGTAGCCAAGGAGCTCAGGGAGTTCAGGGCGATATCGGATTAACCGGTGGGCAAGGAGCCCAAGGAGTTCAAGGAACTCAGGGCGATGTAGGATTAACCGGTGGGCAGGGTATTCAAGGAGCCCAGGGCAGCATCGGGTTAACTGGTGGCCAGGGGGCTCAGGGTGATATCGGATTAACCGGTGGGCAAGGAGCCCAAGGGGTTCAAGGAACTCAGGGCAATATCGGGTTAGCCGGTGGGCAAGGAGTTCCGGGGGCTCAGGGTGATATAGGATTAACCGGTGGGCAAGGAGCCCAAGGGGTTCAAGGAACTCAGGGCGATATAGGATTAACTGGCGGGCAAGGGGTTCAAGGAACTCAGGGCAACATCGGGTTGACTGGTAGCCAAGGAGCTCAGGGAGTTCAGGGCAACATCGGGTTAACCGGTGGGCAAGGAACTCAAGGCGTTCAGGGCGATGTAGGATTGACCGGTGGTCAAGGAACCCAAGGGATTCAAGGGGTTCCGGGTGACATCGGATTAACCGGTGCTAAAGGCGCCGCAGGCGAAACTACGGTCATAGTTCCACCCGAGCCGCCCCCTGTGGAGCCGCTACCAGTTATGGTTTCACCAGAGCAGCCACCTTTGGAGCCGGCGCCAATTATAGTTCTGCCCGAGCCTCCGACAGTAAAGCCGGTGACAGTTGCAGTTCTGCCCGAGCCTCCGACAGTGAAGCCGGCACCAGTTGTAGTTGCGCCCGAGGCGCCGCCAGTGGAGCCGGCCCTCGCCATAGTGGCCCCCGCGCCGCCTGTCGAGCCGAAGCCGGATGAAGTTGTACCCGTGCCGCCTGTCGAGCCAGCGCCGGTTATAGTGGCCCCCGAGCCGTCGCCAGTGAATATCTACTTGCCGCCCCAGCGTCCGCGGAAACAAGACCGCAATTAA
- a CDS encoding transglycosylase domain-containing protein, translating to MQRNFVGKVCRIRFGGLRWKRGIVGLLVCTTVITAALLAVGFHHIYFDRINLPDIGPFVRFEFPAIGRIYDAKDQPFIEMAREYRRNIRYKDIPPIVRDAILAAEDKNFFSHSGVDYSTIPRVLSKVRIGALASHLTRSAGREEINSGGIFPQGGSTITQQLVRGYFLQKLTAQENSKPLLHGTLLLRGLSSVIGPRSANKLFRKLEEMRLSLWVEEEMQNCFGSKRRAKEEILARYASFVYTGNGQYGVARAAEYYIGRPIATFTVEDADKAALLAGIAKSPRSYAPSAKETKRILRRRNQILALMAVNGFISRDREREAEQHPIPAVVRRRGEMLEAPAVVENVLQELKILSAGLSVEDLLQGRIHVYSTVDARVQQIMDEALESGLERYEKRHPRSKGLIQGSAVVLRNSDGGIVAETGGRRFYKGRSAAHSDFNRVTQSLRQPGSAMKPIVYLAAFRQGTFTLESMVPDNPIGVPDGGAQITKWISNYDGQFKGVIPLREALAESRNAVVIWVTEQIGIDSVLQMSRTLGVRTPLKPYASTALGASEVTLLELANAYRTMASGILAQPYVIRRIVLDSGQVVADNKPGGSPVDLDDGVLSLIQEGLRGVVRIPGGTAHSLNSKGFPIAVMGKTGTTNEFRDALFIGSTYGPEGITVAVRIGFDDNRSLGPKETGSRAALPVFREIMFRTYREKILGPVPEFPSEMEQNINTYLKGDKGSGQRNDL from the coding sequence ATGCAAAGGAATTTTGTTGGTAAAGTTTGTCGTATCCGCTTTGGCGGACTGCGCTGGAAGAGAGGTATCGTTGGCCTGCTTGTTTGCACAACGGTCATCACGGCTGCTCTTCTTGCAGTCGGATTCCATCACATCTATTTTGACCGAATCAACCTTCCTGACATCGGACCATTTGTCCGGTTTGAGTTTCCTGCAATCGGCCGCATCTACGATGCCAAAGACCAGCCATTCATTGAAATGGCAAGAGAGTACCGGCGGAACATCAGGTATAAGGATATCCCGCCCATTGTTCGCGATGCGATTCTCGCCGCCGAGGACAAGAATTTCTTCTCACACAGCGGCGTTGACTATTCCACAATTCCCCGCGTATTGAGCAAAGTGCGGATCGGCGCCCTGGCGTCACACCTTACGAGGTCGGCAGGTCGAGAGGAGATCAATAGCGGCGGAATCTTTCCGCAAGGCGGCTCGACCATCACGCAACAGCTTGTGCGTGGTTATTTCCTTCAAAAGCTGACGGCTCAAGAAAATAGCAAACCGCTTTTACACGGGACACTGCTGCTACGTGGACTGTCTAGCGTCATTGGCCCGCGAAGCGCCAATAAGCTGTTCCGGAAGCTGGAGGAGATGAGACTGTCGTTGTGGGTCGAGGAAGAGATGCAGAATTGTTTCGGCTCTAAACGCCGAGCCAAGGAAGAAATTCTGGCTCGATATGCCAGCTTTGTTTACACGGGAAACGGTCAGTACGGTGTTGCGAGAGCGGCTGAATACTACATTGGGCGGCCTATCGCCACGTTCACCGTGGAGGATGCGGATAAGGCGGCGCTGCTGGCAGGCATCGCAAAATCGCCTCGCAGCTATGCTCCCAGCGCCAAAGAAACCAAGAGAATCTTGCGGCGAAGAAATCAAATCCTGGCGCTTATGGCCGTCAACGGTTTTATCTCTCGGGACAGGGAGAGGGAGGCTGAACAGCACCCGATTCCGGCGGTCGTGCGGCGCCGGGGCGAAATGCTCGAGGCTCCTGCGGTTGTTGAAAATGTCCTGCAGGAGCTCAAAATCCTCAGCGCCGGCCTCAGCGTTGAAGACCTTCTGCAGGGACGTATCCACGTTTACTCGACAGTGGACGCCCGCGTGCAGCAAATCATGGATGAGGCACTGGAGAGCGGCCTCGAACGTTATGAGAAGCGACACCCGCGTTCCAAAGGGCTGATCCAGGGATCTGCCGTTGTGCTGAGGAACAGCGATGGGGGCATCGTCGCCGAGACGGGTGGCCGTCGGTTCTACAAAGGCCGCTCCGCAGCGCACAGTGATTTTAACCGTGTTACTCAGTCCCTGCGGCAACCCGGGTCCGCAATGAAGCCCATTGTCTATCTCGCTGCGTTTCGGCAGGGAACCTTTACCCTTGAGTCCATGGTTCCCGACAACCCGATCGGTGTTCCGGATGGCGGGGCGCAAATTACGAAATGGATTTCAAACTACGATGGGCAATTCAAGGGCGTGATCCCCCTCCGGGAAGCGCTGGCGGAATCAAGAAACGCCGTCGTGATTTGGGTTACAGAGCAAATCGGGATTGACAGCGTTCTGCAGATGTCACGGACACTGGGGGTCCGGACGCCGCTGAAGCCATATGCTTCGACAGCGTTGGGCGCCTCCGAAGTGACGTTGCTGGAACTGGCCAATGCGTACCGCACGATGGCATCAGGCATTCTTGCGCAGCCTTATGTGATCCGGAGGATTGTCCTCGATTCGGGACAGGTGGTGGCCGATAACAAACCAGGGGGATCTCCGGTCGATCTTGACGACGGCGTTCTTTCGCTCATTCAGGAAGGCCTGCGCGGTGTCGTACGCATTCCCGGCGGTACCGCTCATTCGCTCAACTCCAAAGGGTTCCCGATTGCCGTTATGGGAAAGACAGGGACGACCAATGAGTTCAGGGATGCGCTATTCATAGGCTCCACTTACGGGCCCGAAGGAATCACTGTCGCCGTCCGGATAGGCTTTGACGACAACCGTTCCCTCGGACCAAAAGAAACCGGCAGCAGGGCGGCTCTTCCGGTGTTCAGAGAAATCATGTTCAGGACGTACCGCGAAAAGATATTGGGACCCGTGCCGGAGTTCCCGTCTGAAATGGAACAGAACATTAACACTTACCTGAAAGGTGACAAAGGCAGCGGGCAACGGAATGATCTATGA
- a CDS encoding cation-transporting P-type ATPase has product MEKARADADTVLKELGSQLDGLSEAEADSRLKQLGKNEIAREKHKSVLMRLLRIIMNPLVLLLLALGVLSYLTGDLRALKELKNSKEANNEHDYDKRWYSYLLQGLGHGKACGVQPRLAAQCG; this is encoded by the coding sequence TTGGAAAAAGCGCGTGCCGATGCCGATACCGTTTTGAAAGAGCTTGGATCGCAACTGGACGGCCTGAGCGAGGCAGAAGCAGATTCTCGCTTGAAGCAGCTCGGGAAGAACGAGATTGCCCGCGAAAAGCACAAATCGGTACTGATGCGTCTCTTGAGAATCATTATGAATCCCCTGGTTCTCCTGCTCCTGGCGCTGGGCGTACTTTCCTATCTCACCGGTGACCTGCGGGCGCTGAAGGAATTGAAAAATAGCAAGGAGGCAAACAATGAGCACGATTACGACAAAAGATGGTACTCATATCTATTACAAGGATTGGGGCACGGGAAAGCCTGTGGTGTTCAGCCACGGCTGGCCGCTCAGTGCGGATAG
- a CDS encoding endonuclease/exonuclease/phosphatase family protein: MVKTIRMKGRVLAKKSLAQIYQPVALLWGLNPLRRIPKAEMDSFSNLLPNTGLNLNVMSFNIRRGTKKDGKNHWIFRRDRVCELLNSYRPDVLGLQEAIDFQISELRTMLPGYEKIGIGNLGGSKGLHTAIFYDAVRFTPSAEGTFWFSDTPDIPGSKGWGNIIPRTCTWARLIARESGQAFYFYNVHLDHLSRRSQKNSVVLLTQFIHARSSSDPFVLTGDFNSREKSTPIQYLKGKIPLRVKTKGSVFNPEPLVDTFRIRYPNIRHVVTFHGFRKFFFRFKLDYIFVPASVRVQAATIIQTQWEKCYPSDHFPLFTHMDLSVIPDSANSGAFIERAMNDA, encoded by the coding sequence ATGGTGAAGACAATAAGAATGAAAGGGCGTGTATTGGCCAAAAAATCACTCGCTCAGATTTATCAGCCAGTCGCTTTGCTTTGGGGTTTGAATCCGCTGCGAAGAATTCCCAAAGCCGAAATGGATTCTTTCTCTAATCTGCTGCCAAATACCGGATTGAACTTAAATGTCATGAGTTTTAATATTCGGCGCGGGACGAAGAAAGACGGTAAAAATCACTGGATATTCCGTCGTGACCGGGTGTGCGAACTCTTGAATTCTTATCGCCCGGATGTTTTGGGTCTGCAGGAAGCGATAGACTTTCAAATATCAGAGCTCCGCACCATGCTGCCCGGATATGAGAAGATTGGCATTGGAAATTTGGGCGGTAGCAAAGGGTTGCATACGGCCATTTTTTATGATGCGGTACGGTTCACCCCCTCTGCGGAGGGCACCTTCTGGTTTTCAGATACACCCGATATCCCGGGTTCAAAGGGGTGGGGTAACATCATCCCGCGAACCTGTACCTGGGCGCGGCTGATTGCAAGAGAGTCAGGGCAGGCTTTTTATTTTTATAATGTTCATTTGGATCATCTTTCCCGGCGGTCGCAAAAAAATAGCGTTGTTTTATTGACCCAGTTTATTCATGCGCGGTCTTCTTCGGATCCTTTTGTACTGACAGGCGATTTTAATTCCAGAGAAAAGAGCACGCCTATACAATATTTAAAAGGTAAAATTCCTTTAAGAGTCAAAACAAAAGGGAGTGTATTCAACCCCGAGCCATTAGTGGACACCTTTCGGATACGATATCCAAATATCAGACATGTCGTTACTTTTCACGGGTTTAGAAAATTTTTTTTCCGGTTCAAACTGGATTATATTTTTGTTCCCGCTTCTGTCCGGGTCCAAGCCGCGACAATTATTCAGACGCAATGGGAGAAATGCTACCCATCCGACCATTTCCCGCTGTTTACCCATATGGATTTGTCGGTAATCCCTGATTCTGCAAATTCCGGCGCTTTTATTGAAAGGGCTATGAACGATGCATAG